Below is a genomic region from Chitinophagaceae bacterium.
AATTAAAACAGAGGTAGAGAATGGAATACTCACCATAGATATAAAAAAGAAAATCAGTAGTAATACTACCATAAAAATGTTGGTAGAGTATAGCGAAGAAATGGATTTTCTTGATATGTCAGGTGCTTCTACGGTAAAAGGAGAGTCGCTTTTACAATCTAAAAATATGAAATTAGATGTAAGCGGTGCGGGTGATATTACTTTATCTGTGGAATGTGAAAATTTGAAAGTAGATATGTCAGGTGCTTCTACTCTTGTTCTGTCAGGGAAAGCATCCAAGCAATCTGTAGATGCTTCGGGTGCAGGGTCTTACGAGGCATTGGATTTAGAATGTGACATTACTTCTATAGAATCTTCGGGTGCATGCTCTATTTATGTAGTGGCGAGAAAAGAATTGAAAGGGGATTGTTCCGGAGCAGGAGTTATAAAATACAAAGGTTCTCCCGAAAGATTATCAGTAGAAATATCGGGTGCGGGTTCTATCAAAAAAGTAGATTAAGTCCTCTCTCTCACATTTTCTTTCCTTTATAATATTGAAAAGATACAAGCAGAATGTTTGTATCTTTTTTATGATATTATTTATATACTAACGTAGTGAAACTATACAATTACAATACTAAATAATACACTATCTTAAAAAATAAAGAAAGGATCGTATCATAAAAAGAAATAAAAAAGGCATTTGGAGTATATCTATTTTTTGAAATAAGAAGTATCCAAAGAGAGTTATGCAAAATAGAAACACTCCATTGAGAAGCATACCGTATTGTAGCCAAGGCAGGTTTCGCTTTTGAAGCATAAAAAATGCTACAGGTATATATATAGGGCAAGCCCATAGCATGTTAAAGTTATATTGTGAGGTATGATCTGTAAAAAACGCTAAAAAAAAGAGATATACGCCTAATAGTCCTGGTATGAGAAAGGTTACAAAATCTATTGCTCTATATCTTTTTTGAAAGAAGTATTCTAAAAAACTTATCCAATGTATAATGACTACCAAAATTCCAAAAACAACTATAGGATGCTTCCACATAGGATATACGGTTGTTCTGTTAATAAAGGGAGTGTAAACAGATTCTGTTTTAGATATAAGTGTTTTTTTATTTTCTTTGGAATAAAGAGTTGCTTTTGCAAATGCTGCAAAAATATAATCGGGCAAAAACATATAATCATATCCCGTTATTATGTGATCTATACCGCTTCCAAGGGAAACATCTATTCCTAAGTCTCCCCAAGGGAATAGTGGTAGATAGATATCTATAAGTTTTCTAAAAGAAATGTCTTTTTTTATAAAAGGATAAGTAAATTGAAGAGAATCCTGAAAAACACTATGCAATACATCTCTTATTTTGGTAGCGCAGTTATTAGTAACATAATTGTAATAGTATTCTCTGTTTTCAGGGAGATAATTTTGCAGAAGAGATGCGTAGAGTTTATTTTTTTCTGGTCCCGTGAGGTTGAGTTCTTGATATATGATGCTTCTATTTTCACCAATGTAGTGGTTTTTGAAATCTTGGTAATAATTAACCCCCATTTTATAGAGAAGTTTTCCTCTGGCAAAGTTCAAATAGAAATGTGGTTGTTGAAAATCAAATACACCATAGTGAAAAACAATATCTAATCCTTGCACACTGTCCTTTACCCAAACAGCACTATGCCCAAATGCTAAATACAGTTCTTCTTCCGATGGTCCAAAGGTGACAATACGAATGACAGATTGGGAAGAAAGTGAATCAGGAAAACTATCACACACACCTGTGTGAGATATATTGAGAAAAAAGAAAAAAAAGAGGAGTTTTTTCATAGTAGTAACTATTTAATCTATTATTTTTAATAATGAATAAAAAATGATCTTAATACCGCCAAGACCACGAAGTTATCGCAAAATAAAAAGATCACCTCAAAAAAATAAATAACCATAAAAAATATATTATCGTATATGTTCCGTGCTTTTTCCTTGTTTCAGTGCTTTATTTACATCAAGAAAGAAGAAAAACGACGTTGATATAGATATCACCTGATTTGTACCTCCAAAATTTTCTTTATATTTATCTAATCCCACTATAGTATTGTCTTTTACTTGTCCTATATTCGTATTTCCGTAGCTATATCTAAAATCTACCTGAACCAAGTTCTCTTTAAACACCTCAAATTCAAAGCCAAACCCTGCATCTATTCCTATTTGAAATCGATTTGCATTAGGAACAGCCATCACATTTTCTAAAATGGACTTTGGATTGTCTGTTTTGGTAAAATCATATTCATAATCTATGCTTTGGTTCCCCAGTTCAATAGCAGATAAATTTCCACTTCCGCCAAGCCAAAAACTAAAGAGAGGTCCTGCGTTGAGGTAGAATCTTTGTTCCCCTAAATCAAAGGAACATCTAAAAAGAACAGGTATATCTAAATAATGGAAGAGAGAAATATTCTTTACCCAATCATTATCAGACCTATTTTCTATTATTCTCCCTTTTTGAGAATAAAAAATTTCTGAATGCAGAGACCAATGTTTAGATGCTATATAATTTACCACTCCTCCGATGTTAAATCCATGTGTCCCGTTTATAGTATAATTATCTGTGTATTCCTTAGAATCAAATAACATTGTAGAGTAGTTATAACCTATCTTGGGACCCACTAAAAGTTGTGCTTTTGCTTCTGTTAGCAAAAGAAATACACAAAAAATATAAATAATCTTGTTCATAAAATATATTGTTATTGTTTAGTTATAAATAAAACGCCTGTGAAAAAAGATAAATATACTCATTTTTTTTTACTTATTACAAAAAGTAATAAAAATGTAATTATACCATTTAAAATTAATAATTCTATTCCTATATGGAAACCATTTGTGAAAATGGGGATAAGTATGTTCAAAAAATAAGAAAATACAACCGATACCATACAAAAAAATGGAACGATATACGTATTTGGAATACTTCTTTTGGTGAGTATGCCAAAGGAAAAGAGTCCTAAAAGCGGTCCATAAGTGTATCCAGCTAATACTAATATCTTATACACGATAGATTTATCGTTCATCCACTTAAAAAATAAAACAGCAAGAAAAAAAATGCAAGCGAAAATAAAATGAACTCGGACTCTTTGTTTACTTAAAAGAGATTCGGAATATTTTTTTTTGTGTACTTCCAATATATCCACGCAAAAAGAAGAGGTTAATGCGGTTAATGCTCCATCAGCACTGGGAAAAAGTGCCGAAATCAATGCTATGATAAAAATAAAAGAAAGAAATGCAGGAAAATGATAGATTGCTACACTCGGAAATATATCATCTCCCATAAAAGGTAAGCCATTTTGTTTCGCATATATATATAATAGTCCTCCCAAAAAAAGAAATAGAAAATTTACACATACTATAATAATACTGAGTAGCATTATATTTTTTTGTGTATCATGTAAATTTTTTACACTTATATTTTTTTGCATCATCTCTTGGTCTAAGCCCGTCATTGCTATTGCTATAAAAACCCCCCCTATAAATTCTTTCCAAAAATATTTTTCACTATTTACATCGTCATTATAAAGAAAGGTATAATTGGCATCCGCTAATTGTAAAAAACTCTCATATACACTGATATTCAATACTTTTAAAAGAAAAAATATACAAAAAATAAGACCCCCCAGCATAAAACTTGTTTGTAATACATCTGTATATACGATTGTTTTTACTCCACCTCTAAAAGTATAGAGCAGTATCATTCCTATGATAACTAAAGTTGTTGCCCAAAATGGTATTCCTATTGCTTCTACAACAAAGACCTGCAAGACATTTATTACCAAATAAAGTCGCCCTGTTGCACCGACAGTCCTTGATATAATAAAAAAAATAGCTCCGCTTTTGTAAGCAATGGTTCCAAAACGAATCTGTAAATAATTATATATGGAGACAACTTTCAGCTTATAATAGAGAGGAGTAAGGACAAACGCAATTACTATATATCCTACCACGTATCCAAATACCACTTGCATATAACTAAACCCATTTTGGGCTACTGTCCCTGGCACAGATACGAAAGTGACCCCTGAAAGAGAAGTTCCTATCATTCCAAAAGAGACAAGCAGCCAATGTGAATTTTTATTTCCTGTGAAAAAACTTTCGTTAGTAGCGTTTTTAGAAACTATATGGGCTAAAAAGTAGAGAAAAACAAAGTATACAATAATGAGTGATATACTTATATATGGATTCATTTGAAATAATTATATGGTAAGATGGATATACATTATGAATCATAAATTACGAATGAAAACTTTCTCTTATTATTGAAAACAGAGAAAATAATTAAGGTATTCATGATTCATAATTAAATACTGTATTCTTGAGTATTTACTGTGGTGGTTGTTGATTGGGAATGGTTGTTTCTTGTGCTTTTTGAATATTAGGACTTAATACCCCTTCTTCTTTTTTAGAAGTGTCCAAAAAAAAACGAGTAGCAATAGTCAAAACAATAATAGATATGGCACAGAACCAAGTGGCTTGTTCTAAAAAATCCCCTGTTTTTTTTACTCCAAAGATTTGATTTGCAGAACTACCACCAAACATTTGAGAAGCTCCTCCCTTTGAGTTTTGCCCCAAAATAAGCAAAACCAAAATTCCCGATAATATGATTATAAGTATGATTATAAGATAAAACATTTGTTATAGTATAATGAAAGTTACGATGAATAAATTTATTGTATTGCAAAATATATCAATTTATTATAATTACTAAATAAATATCAAAATTTATAGGAATAAATTTTGATATTTTTGTGTAAACAATAAAAAATAAAGATTATAAAAGAACATAAGAACTGCCTTATAATAATTATAAATGACTTTATTCAGTTTTGTATAACTTTATGGTATATTATTTTTTATTTTTTAAGTTTTACAAAAGATAATTTATAACTTATAACTTATAATTATTAAAAAAAGAATATATTTACAAAATATAATTTGAATGATAATAATTCAAAAGTATATATATATCTTGTAAAAAAATTATTCAAAAAATGTGAGAGAATATTATGAAGTTCGATATCTCTCATTTTACTACCAAAGAACTTTTTTATTATATTAAATTATTATAATATGCTTATCAAAAAAATAATTTTCGTATTAAGTTTTATTGTATTAGGGGAATTATCTTTTGCTCAACAGGGACCGAGTAAGAAAGATCTAAAAGTTTCTAAGCCGGTTAAAAAAGAGGCAAAGGAATTAGAAAGTGATGGATGGTCTAACATACCTGGAGGCTTACCTCTTCAAAATCAGCTTGCTTCTGCTTGGGAAAAACAAGCACAAAGAGATGATAATGGGTTTCCTAAATGGATATGGGCTGCGGGCAATGGAGTTGGCACAAGTCAAACAGGAGCAAAACTTCAGGCGATGGAAGTAGCCAAAATAGAGCTTGCGGGGCAGTTAGAAACAGCTATTAATGCATTAGTAGAGGCATCTTTAGCTAACCAACAATTAAGTCCCGAAGAAGGAGAATCTATTACGAAAGTAGTAGCCGGATCTAAAAATATTATTTCTAAAACATTAGGACGAGTATTAGTAGAATGTGAATTTATTAGAAATACTAATAAAGGACAGAATACAGAAGTGCAGGTTCGTTTGTTTTACAATAAAAAATTAGCCGAAGAGCAAGCGAAAAAAGTAATTCGTAAAAAGTTAGAGGAAGAAACAACGGTTATCCATGAAAAATTAGATAAGATGTTGGAAATCAGTAATTAAATTATAGGTGAGTTTTTTATGAAAATAGGTGGGATGATCCGTTATCCTGCCTATTTTTTTTGTTATCTTTATCAAAATATCAATCTCTCAGCAATAAAAAATTACTTCTTTGTTCTATAATTTCGTTTTTTTGAGTTTTTCCTTTCACAATACATATATAAACACCTGGTGGAGCGGGTTGTTGTAGAAATGTTCCTCCCCACCCCACTTCTTGTTGTCGAGAATGAAATACTATATTTCCCCATCTATTAAAAATAGTCATTTCAAAATCTTTCATGGTAGGAAAAACGACTAAAAAATAATCATTTAACCCGTCATCATTAGGAGTAAATGCATGAGGAATAAATACTTCTGTTTCATAAACAAGAGAAAAATAGTTTGAATAAGTAGTATCTGCAATATTTCCGTTTGATTCTGTTCGTATTCTTATAGAAGTAAGGTTTTGCAGGTCGGGGTCTATTTTGAGCGTTCTTGTATTTTCGTTAAAAAGTGGTTCTGCTTTAATAATTTGAAGTTTCTCATCCAAAAATTCTAATGTTTTCATTTTTTCTCCCTCATCAAATTGATAATAATTATTCCAATATATCAGATATTTGTTTGTTGCTGTTTTTATTCCTGTAAGAATTACGGGGGCATTGGCACTACTTGGAGGAGATATATTGTCACAATTATCGCTGTATTGAATGGAAAATCGAAGAGATTGTCTGGAATTTAGAAATTCACGTAAAACTTCTGTGTTCTGAAATGTTTTTTTGAAAAGAGTAAATATACCATCACTTTTATCTACTAAAATATGATATGTTATTGGATTTCTGCTTTCTATTTTATCCCATTGCAATGCTAACCCATCTGTCCCAAATGAAGAATATAGCTTTTTGATAGGGGGAAGTTTTTGAATTTTTTGAGATATTCCACAAGTTTTTTTTGAAAGAGAATATGCAGAATCAGGGTATACAAATTTTACTCTATAACAGTATGCCGTATTACAAGAAATGAGAGAATCGGAATAGATACTATTTGCATTTACATCAAAAGAAGTAATAAGCAGAGAATCATTTCTCAATAATTGCAATGATGTTATTTTTTTTTGTGGGGTAGGGAATGTGATTTCATTTTTTTTGTTTAAAAAAGATACCTGAACCTGTGGAATACAAACAGTATTGGATAAATAAAAAGAATCTTCACAGTAATCATACGCTCTTATGCGTAGACAATATTCCGTTTTAGAATCTATATTGGAAATAATAAATATACTCTGGATTTGCTTGGAGGGTATAGTTTGAAAAGAAGTATTTCTGTACTGTATCTGTATTTCATGGAAAATAAAAGGGTTTATAGAAGTATGCACTATCAATGAATCATGTATCCCTGTATTCACTACTTCGGCATTCTTTATTTGTGGAGAAAAAAAAGAATTGAGGGTGTTAAAAATAAAAGTAGTATCCCCGCATACATTATTTCCGCCTGCGTACATTCCCTTTACTCTTATATTTAATTGGGAAGCATATTGAAAATTATAAGGAGCTGCAAAATGAGATCCTCTCACATCTACGGAATCAGTTTTAGTATAATACACCCTATAAAAATCATAGAGAGTATCTTCTATATACACACTCATAAAAAAATCTTTGCATAAGACAGGTTTTACTTGAGGTGTAGTGGGTTTATGAACGGATATAATTATAGAATCCACTATAGGATTGGTGGAGGTTTGTTCTATTTGGAGAATTTTATATTTTCCAGGGACAAGGTATGTATAAGATTTTTTATTGGTTATAGGTCCTATTGTTATACTTCCTGATTCATATACATATTGCAAAACAGACGATGAGGAATGAGGGGTTATATGTACGGTGAGAGGATAACATCCTACAGAATAATCAACAGAAAAACGTTTTAGAACACTTATTTGTTGTGCATTGATAGGGAAGCTCTTAACAATAAAAAAAAGACAAAGAAGATATTTTTTCATACCATTACAATGAGGTACAAGTTATGAATGGTTTTTGTATGTAATAACAATAATAAAGGCATACCTTATTGTAAAGGTTACTAACATTTTAAATGTGAGAGGTATGCAATTTTATTATATTTTGCTAAGAGAGTTAATAAAATACTTGGATGAGGCAATTGACAAGGTAAGAAAAAGATAAGTGCCAAAACAATCAAGTATTGGGAAATAGTAGGTATGCTTTGCTGAGTGGAAAGATCGCATGGAAAGATTCAAACTTTAAAAACTATTGCAAGAGGGTAGAAAATTCGAAAAAATTAAATCTACTATCCTTTTTTCATGGTGGTTTAAATTTTTAATCACTCACATGCTTGTAGAAACTTTATTGTTATTATTTAATTACAAAGTATATTCTTTTCAATGAAAAAATGAGTTCACTCAGAATAAATGTTTTTGATATATTTGTAACTTTGTAAAAACATATTGTTTGTAAAAATATATTGTTAGATTTTTGAGCGGATAGCGAGGATTGAACTCACGACCTACGGCTTGGGAAGCCATCGCTCTACCACTGAGCTACATCCGCAGTATTATTTTTATTGTGTGGGAGGAATAGGATTCGAACCTATGAAGACATACGCCAGCAGATTTACAGTCTGCCCCAGTTGGCCACTTTGGTATCCTCCCTTTTTTGTAAATAAAGCTATTGATAAATGTTTTTTTAAATTTTTAACTACATACTGCTTATATATAAATTAAAATGCAAACTACTATTTTTTTTTTAAATAAAAAATATTTTATTAAAAAAGTGTTTTTTTTTTGTTTTTTTGAAAGAAAAAAGCTTTTTTATGCATAAAAATTCATTTTTTATGAAAAATACTCTGTTTTTATAGTTAATAATTAAAATTTGACAGAAAGTGTAGCAAAAAAATTGATTCCTGCTTGAGGGTAATAATAATTTTCTTGTATATGTTTGCCTGCGGTTCGATATCCAAAAGTATATCCATTCGATTCGTATTGTGTATTGAGTATATTATGTATGATGAGTCCTATATAGAGAGATGGAATATTTTTAGAATAGAGAGTGTATCCCATTCTGAGGTCATTCACAAAGTAAGGAGAAATTTTTCGGGTTTCGTTTTGGGTATTATCTAAATATTGTTTTCCTACAAATTTGGAGAGGATTTGTATTTCTGCATTCTTAAATGGATAATAGGTGCCTTGGAATGATGCTATCCACGAGGGGGAAAAGGAAATATCTGTATGAGTGAATTTTTTTTTTATTTTTGTATAGTTATCATAATCAAAAATAATTTCTTGGAAAGCAATTATTTTATTGACACTTGCGGTTATGTTGTATTGTAGTAAGAATTTTTTTGGAAAAGAGTACTGCCCCTGGTATTCTATTCCTAATCTATAGCTTTGAGGGGTATTAGTTCTTATGTTTGCTCCTACGTCATTTATGTCTCCTGTGTTTATGAGTTGATTTTCATAGTTCATAAAGTAGAAGTTTATTTCATTTTTCCAGTTTTGGAAGTTTATTTTATATCCTATTTCAAGGTCGTAGAGTTTTTCGGAATTGGGAATTATATCTGCATATAAAAAGTCACTTCGTATAGGTTCTCTCTGTGCGACACTGAATGAGGTATACAAAGAACTTTGATTATTGAGAGTAATAGTGATTCCTATTTTGGGATTCAGAAACAGATATTCTTTTTTTACAGATATGTTTTTTGCATCGTTGGTGCTACCATCTGTGAGGTAAAAGATATTTCGTATTTGTAGGTCGGAGTATAAGAGGGACTTTTTCCATGGGCTATAGTGTATTTTCAGATAGATATTTTGGTCATTTTTGAGAGCAGGGGAGAGGTAATACAATGCATTTATTTCATTATTTCCAGTGTTCTTTGCCCATATAACTTTTCCAAAATGTGTTCCTTTGTATTGGTTTGCTCCTCCGCCGAGGATTATATCCCATTTATTTTTTGTATATTGAATGTTATATACGATTCCGTAGAAGTGATTTTCTAACCAGCGTTGGCGGACAATATCTGTGTGGGTTATGGAGGTATCTTGTAGTTGTAAATTGTATTTTTGGAGGTATTCGTTTTCTTTCCATTCTTCATAATATCCCGTTCCGTATGTGTAATGAAGCGATATATGAGCGGTTATAAAAGGGTTGAATAGGTATGAAGTATGATTTTGGTAATGATTTTGTTGGTAATTATCTGTTTGATTTTTATAAAGGTAATAGTTAAAAGTTCTTCCACTGTGAAGTATATTTTCTGTTTGGGATGGAGAATAATTATTATTCTGTATTACTTGGAGTATCCCATCTGTATCATTTTTGAGTCGTGCTTCGGGAACTCCCCACCATGCTTGGTAAGTATTTTCTTTTCCACCAAATGTAACGGCTTTGATAAGAAGTTTATTATTACGATATCCCGCTGAAGCGTAATAAGAATACAGTTTGGAGAATGCTCTGTCTATATATCCATCGGATGCTATAGAAGAAAGTCGTGTTTCAAAGTTCCAGTGACGATAAATATTCCCTGTATTTAAGATGAGAGTATGCTTTCTGGAGGCAAAAGATCCTATGGAATTACTCACTTCTACAGAGTTTTTTTGAGTAAAGAGGTTTGTTTGTAAATTTATGGTTCCCCCAAATGCTCCCGCACCATTGGTGGAGCTGCCGACTCCTCTTTGGATTTGTATATTTTCTATAGAGGATATAAGGTCGGGAGTATTCACCCAAAATACACCATGCGATTCAGAATCATTGAGAGGAATATTGTTTATAGTAACATTTATTCGGGTATTATCACTTCCGCGAATACGGATTCCTGTATATCCTATTCCTATACCTGCATCTGATGTGGAAACTATAGATGGTGCAAATTGGAGAAGAATCGGTATATCTATCCCTGTGTTTAATGTTTCTATTTCTTTGTTCGTTATGAGAGAGAAAGTCATAGGAGTTTTGTCTTTTGACCGGGTAGAGTAGATAACGACTTCATCACTCAGTAGCACTTCTTTCAGAGTATCTGTGGGATTATTGTTTTTTATAGAAGCGTAGAGAGTATGAGAATATAAAGAGAGTAGAAGAAATATATATTTGTTCATTTGTATTTTTGGTAAAAAGTAAATTTTATAAAAAATACGGAGGAGTATTTATTTTACTTCTTATCTTCCTACGGTAGTATTAGCTACTTCAGGTTCAAAGGGTATGATCTCAGCTCGTATAGGAGCACCCCCGTTTTTTGCAATATATTATTTTTTGAGAATAGAAAGAATTTTTTTAGATTATCCAAACATTTGAGTGGGTAAATATGGAAATCACCATAAAAAAAGGATGGCAATTCAAAATTCCCGCATATTTTTTAATCCATTTTCAAAAAGGAGACATTATTTGCAAATAATTAAGACCTTTTGGCAAATAACTAACTTCCCTTACGCAAAGATTATCTTGAAAAAGTTTATTAGAACACTTTTAAAAAATAAAGCGATGAAATTTTATTATATTTTTGAGTAAGAAGAATTGTTTATGAGGAGGGATTCGTAAAATTTAATTTTGTTTACGAAATAGATATTTAATAGAAGATATTGATGAAATAAAATGATATTATCATCGTTTTTTGAGAGTAACAGAAGAAATTAATAGTATTTTGTATTTTTATATTTTTGTGTTTTTATAATCCATTAATAATCAAATGCGTTTTTTCATTTCTATCGTCTTTCTCAGTATTGTAGCATCTGCTTGTGAAACTTCCGTGGTTATAGAGGAGATTAGTCAAAATAATACCTCCTATTATGTGGTCTATGGGTTTATTACTGATGAAAAAAATGTTCCTTTCACCATAAATATTTCTAAAACTACACCTCTTTTTGTCAATACGGGGATTCCTTTTGTTTCCAATGCTTCTGTGTATCTCTTTACAGACAATCAACAAAAAATTCCACTTTTTTATACCAAAAATGGCAATTACAAAACGGATAGCAATACCTTTGAATCCAATTCTCACAATGAGTATCAGTTAGTTGTAGAAATGGAAAATACTTCGAGAATACTTTCTTCTTACCAGCGAATCCCCGATCCGATTATTATTGATAGCGTAAGTTATGAATACGTAGAAGATATAAACAATGGCATTTTTACATCTACAACTGGGTATTTTGTGAAGATATATATTTTTGATAGAGATGAAAAAGATAGTTTTTATAGGATTACTGTCAAAAAAAATACTATTCCTTATAAAAAAGAAATGATAACTCTTTTTTATGATACATATTTTGACCGTAAGGATCATGAACATATCCTTACTGATTATGTTTTTCAAAAAAAAGATACGGTTGAAATAACGGTTCATTCTCTTTCTTTTCAAACCTATACTTTTTTTAAGAATCTCAAAGATATTACTTCTTTTAATTGGCAGATACTCAATACAGCCAAAGACATACCACGTAATATGCAACACCAAAACAATGAGAAAGTACTTGGGTATTTTGGTACGAGTTCTGTTGTGAGAGAAAGTATTATTATTGAATAAAAAAGAGAAAAAATAAACATTTTAGAAAGATGGATTTACAAGAAATAAAAAGACCTATTGAGCAAGAATTAGAACAATTTGATAGAGCATTTAAAAATATTCAAAAGAGTAATATCTTTTTATTAGATACGATAACGGGATATATTCTAAAAAGAAAGGGAAAACAAATAAGACCAATTCTTGTTTTTTTAAGTGCGGGGCTGTGTGGAAAAATAGATTCCGTTTCTTTGCGAGGAGCGGCATTGATAGAACTATTACATACGGCGACACTTGTTCACGATGATGTGGTAGATGATTCCCAGTATCGGCGAGGTTTTTTCTCTGTGAATGCTCTTTGGAAAAATAAGATAGCTGTTTTAGTCGGGGATTTCCTTCTCTCTCGAGGTCTCCTATTATCTTTGGAACATAAGGATTATGATTTATTAGAAATAATTTCTTTTGCGGTAAAAGAGATGAGTGAAGGAGAGTTATTGCAAGTAGAAAAGACAAAAACCTTAGATATTACAGAAGAAATATATTATAATATAATAAAAAAAAAAACTGCTACTCTTCTCATCGCCTGTTGTGAAATAGGAGCTGTTTCTGCCAAAGCATCTCCCGATATGATCGCTCAAATAAAATTGTTAGGAGAGAAAATTGGGGTTATTTTTCAATTAAAAGATGATATATTTGATTATCAAACGACAAATTTTATTGGAAAACCAACAGAAATAGATATAAAAGAAAAAAAAATTACTCTCCCTCTTATTTATGCCCTTAGAAATGCGAAACACGGAGAACAACAAAGGATACTGCACATCATAAAATATAAAAACCAAGATTCTGATAAAAGAAAAGAAGTCATACAATTTGTAAAAGAACAGAAAGGAATTGAATATACACAAAACGCTATAGATACCTACTACCAAGATGCTTCGCATATTTTAGAACTATTTCCAAACTCAGAATATAAAACATCCATGGAAAAATTAATTCTCTATTTAGTTCAAAGAAATATCTAATAAAAACAATATTTATCACCATTAATTATATAAAATGTTACCGTATAAAGACCGAAAAGACAGCAAAAA
It encodes:
- a CDS encoding TonB-dependent receptor plug domain-containing protein, yielding MNKYIFLLLSLYSHTLYASIKNNNPTDTLKEVLLSDEVVIYSTRSKDKTPMTFSLITNKEIETLNTGIDIPILLQFAPSIVSTSDAGIGIGYTGIRIRGSDNTRINVTINNIPLNDSESHGVFWVNTPDLISSIENIQIQRGVGSSTNGAGAFGGTINLQTNLFTQKNSVEVSNSIGSFASRKHTLILNTGNIYRHWNFETRLSSIASDGYIDRAFSKLYSYYASAGYRNNKLLIKAVTFGGKENTYQAWWGVPEARLKNDTDGILQVIQNNNYSPSQTENILHSGRTFNYYLYKNQTDNYQQNHYQNHTSYLFNPFITAHISLHYTYGTGYYEEWKENEYLQKYNLQLQDTSITHTDIVRQRWLENHFYGIVYNIQYTKNKWDIILGGGANQYKGTHFGKVIWAKNTGNNEINALYYLSPALKNDQNIYLKIHYSPWKKSLLYSDLQIRNIFYLTDGSTNDAKNISVKKEYLFLNPKIGITITLNNQSSLYTSFSVAQREPIRSDFLYADIIPNSEKLYDLEIGYKINFQNWKNEINFYFMNYENQLINTGDINDVGANIRTNTPQSYRLGIEYQGQYSFPKKFLLQYNITASVNKIIAFQEIIFDYDNYTKIKKKFTHTDISFSPSWIASFQGTYYPFKNAEIQILSKFVGKQYLDNTQNETRKISPYFVNDLRMGYTLYSKNIPSLYIGLIIHNILNTQYESNGYTFGYRTAGKHIQENYYYPQAGINFFATLSVKF
- a CDS encoding polyprenyl synthetase family protein codes for the protein MDLQEIKRPIEQELEQFDRAFKNIQKSNIFLLDTITGYILKRKGKQIRPILVFLSAGLCGKIDSVSLRGAALIELLHTATLVHDDVVDDSQYRRGFFSVNALWKNKIAVLVGDFLLSRGLLLSLEHKDYDLLEIISFAVKEMSEGELLQVEKTKTLDITEEIYYNIIKKKTATLLIACCEIGAVSAKASPDMIAQIKLLGEKIGVIFQLKDDIFDYQTTNFIGKPTEIDIKEKKITLPLIYALRNAKHGEQQRILHIIKYKNQDSDKRKEVIQFVKEQKGIEYTQNAIDTYYQDASHILELFPNSEYKTSMEKLILYLVQRNI